Genomic segment of Triticum aestivum cultivar Chinese Spring chromosome 6A, IWGSC CS RefSeq v2.1, whole genome shotgun sequence:
AAATCTTCTCAATGAAAGAACACAAATGTTCTACATGACATATTTTATTTTCTTCAAAGATCAGCTATGCAAGTGCTCACATGTTCAACTTTATATAGACAAAACAGGTACTGCCAAATGCATCACACAAGTACTTGTAGGTAGAAACTCAAGAAACAGACCAGTGCAATTCCATACATAACACTCATACAAGAGGTATGGTAGCACTGAATATATTTTCCAAGCAAGAGGGTTAAGATCCAGATTAATTACAGGTATCACCTCTCTATGGGACAAGTGACCCCAAAACAACAGGCTAAACACAATAACTGCAATCGCGAGCTTCCTTTCATCTCAGGGACCTGACAAACGTTCGAAATTGCCAATGGGCTAATGGCAGCGCAAGTCAGCATCCCGGGGTCGGCCCGCCTAAGCATTCGGCGGCCAAAGCTTTGGATCTTGAGTTGTGTCCATGGCGGTTGGGGGCAACCAGTGCCACATCGCCATTCCAGGGAATGCAGCGGGTACCGGAGCTCCTTTGTTGGCTGGGACTTGATAGGGTGGTGCAAATGGAGGGTAGACAGCGGGGTGGAATGCAGCTGGATAAGGCATATGAGGGGCAAATCCTGTAGGAGCAGCACTTGCTGCTTTGAGTTGTTGTTCCAGCCTTTCCTTTTCTGCCTTCAGGCTCAACTTCTCATCTCGGAGCTCATTCTTCTCCACCTGGAAAATAATAAAGCCACTTGTAAAGAAAACCCACAAAGTTTATCTGATCTAACATTCTCAGATGGCAGGAGGCAATGTCAGTGAATTGGTGAAAGATGGCACATCTAGTAACTTAATTGGTGGTCAGCCAACTGTTGCACATAATTCAAACTGGGCGCAGCGAAGAATGCATGAGAACAAGTTTGCCATTTTTTAATCCGGTACTGAGAACTGAGGGGAGAAAAGGCTCATGGATTTTCATGACAGCCACAAACAAGTGTGTGGATGGCGTCAAGCATTTCAAAGTCCAACAATAAGATGCAAAGTGATGTGGGAACAAAGGTACCTTAAGGTCCTTGATTGTCTCTCGAAGATTCGAATTTGATTCCTTCAGCTTTTCGGTCTCACCTCTGAGCTGTGTCAACATACGCGTTGCATCGCTCAAGATACTTGCTTTATCCAACTTAGCGTTCTTCCCAGGATTGCTAGCCGAACATTCTTCAAGGCCACTGTGCTTGCCAGAATTCATAACGGAACATAATTCAAGAAACCTGCAATCGGATAAAAATCACAGTTTATACAGACATGGAATGAAAGAATATATGTTTGCACGTATATGCATCTTTTCCTTTCCCTACATGGAAGAGGTGCTTTAGGAGTATCTACTGCCAGATGCCCATACCTGTCATTCAGTTTATCCCTCCGCATTTTCTCGCGGCAAGCCTTTGACTTTGGACCAGATGAAGATGGTTCATCTCTGGCCCTGCACGAAATCAAATTATTATTATGTTAGTATTGCAGATCCAATATGGTGTTGACTCAGGAAATAAATCAGCAAAGAAAATGCATAGTGTGTTACAAAATATTTCAATAGTGTTAATGGCACCAGTGGCATGTTTAGAATAtaatagaagaaaaaaaagggaTTATGCAATCAGGTACTACTCAGAAAGATCAGTAATGATTAACAATTCACATGCTCTTAAGTCCACTATATCCTCTGTTATGCTGGTGAAGACTGAACATGGAAAGCACTATTGTCTATCGGTACTGAATAAACAGCAAGGAAATGGAATAGTACTACCAAGAAACCAAATTCAGAGGAATCTTTCCATGGTTAAGCAATAAAGATACTCCACTTTTTGTAAAGAAATATCAAGAGCGTAAGACTGGCACCTTTTCCCCAAATTAGAGTGCCCAAGACCAGAGTCACCTCCGCTGACATCCTCAATCCCAAGTCTGTCAAATAATAAGCAGCAGTAATGTACAATCAGAAAAGCAACCAAGGACAGTGTATCTTCTCAAGTATGCACCAAAAGACTATGTCCCTCATATATTAAATGATGTGTCCTTCAAAACGGAATCATTTGTTCGCACATCACTCCCATATATACTGGGCAAGGAGCCCAGGAAGGTCACATCACTCCAAATCTACATGGTACATACCGGGCAAGAAGCCCTGGAGCCCTGCATAGCATTCCCAGAACACAATTGTGTCCATTGCTAAAAGAAGAAGGGCACAGCAAAATCATCAATCGCTAAGCGAAACCTGCTCTCATATGCTATGAGATCTGCAGATTTGTGCCAGGGGTTAACCAGTTCCTCACTGGCATTATCGTCACAACATCACCTATGACCAGAATTGCATCACAGTTCTCAAGGCCTTGGAGCCACAGATTTCGTGCAGGGAATCACAGAGAACAGCGAGTGCCTCCAAGCCCGCATCGATCAGGGTCGCAGGCTATATAGAAGATCGCAGAGACTACCAGCATGAGCGCTCGCTTTCTCCACCGCCGCAGGCCGCGTGGCCGCGCGGATGAGATGAGGCAAGAACCGCGCCGCCCGGGGCCAATAAAGAAACCCACGGCGACAGCGACCTCGAGGGCACTACAAAATCCTCCGCGCGAGACCgcaaaagcagcagcagcagcggcagcagaataagaagaagaaaagggggtCTCTTTGCCGCCGCGGGTCCGTACCCTCCGTCGCAGAAGGCGGCGAGGCCCtccccgccgtcgccggcgcccccGATGAGGAAATCCTCGACCGggtcgccgacgccgacgccgccgtccatcaTCGCGGCGGCCGTGGCTCCGGGCCGCCCGAGGGATCCGCCGCCGTGCCTGGCTAGGGTTCGTTCGCGGGGGAGGCTGGCTgctggggaggggaggggatggtGAGGTCTGCCTGCGGTTTCTTGCAGATCGCACCCTGGACGCGCTCTTGTTCCCGCAGAGAGGGGTGCGTTTGTGATTTGGTATTTTCCTGAGGTCCTATCCGGGTAGCGAGTGGAGAAGAAGAACTGGTGGCGTGCGATGGCTCGGGCCGTTGGGCTGCGTGCCGTGTGGGCCCCGATCGTTATCGCCTTGCTTGTTTCCACGTGCCCCATGTGGTCCATATTGGTGGATGATTTTCACGCAATGTTTTGACTTGTTTTTCAGGCAATTTTTGTGTCATCTATACCTCTATATATGCCAAtataaagaagaattcaaagcggCAGATTCAACTAATCTCGACCATCGAACTAGTCAAATCCGATGGCCTTGTATTGCTCCAATGGGCGAGTACTCAACATGTTTAACGTGCAATTAATAGCATATATCGGTGATAATCACGTAATTAACACGTAAGTAATATCCTACCGAATATCCATGTGCAAATAATATATTTACTAGTCGTTTTAAGTATTCACTTACATTTTCGATATTTATACCTAATAATAAATTCATTAGTGCTTTTTGCCGTCCGTCTAAAGATTGCCTCGGAAGTTGCCATAAATTACCCACTACATCACTTGTAaatgaaaaaaaaacgattcatttTTTAAAAAATCGCCGTTATACGGTGATGTCCTCGTGTTTGCCGCAATGGTTAAGGACTCAACCTTCGACCCGGTCCGATCCCAGGGGTCTACTGTtcctctctccttttctctcttattAGTAGCATTTTTTTTGAGTAACTTCTCTTGTAACAAGCACTCCTCCTCACCGCAtgcgttcatgggccggcccatgtgcgcgTGACGCCCtgttttttcattttgttttttgctgtttcttttctcattcctgtttttatttttccttctttaaattaattcgggGTTCCCAAAAATTCGAAATTTTAAAAATTTGTGAGTTTTGAAATAAAATCAacaaatcataaaatgtttgtcgATTCAAGAAATGATCGGGGAACcataaaatgttcgtgattttaGAAAACTATTTGCATAttattaaaaaaatcatgatttcaaaAAGAATGCTCGCGAAATAGAAATGTTCATGACTTTTAAAAAATGATCTTTAATTCAAATCATGTTAGCGAATTTGAAAAAGATGTacatgaaattttagaaaatgttcacaaaaatttaaACAGATCCATTGAAACATATCCGTAAATAACAAACAAAATGAACCATCGCTTGCGTAGAGGTTCCTTTAGAGGATCTGTAGAGGTCGCTTTTTTGATTTTATTTAGTCCATTACGCGTCGGGTAAAAAAACATTCCCGTGTTCTATACAACGCCGAGCCCCCTAAACATTGACACAACTTCCTATGGGTTAGTTTTTGTAAGCTATATGAAAATGACTAAATGTTTAATTTGCCTTCATATGTAGCTATGCTTGTTCTGATATAAAATACACCGCGACGCTAGGTCAAGGCGAGACACATATCAGTCTAGCACAGGTAGGGTCCATTAATGTAGTTTGCTCAGCCATAAAATATTTTGTTGTGGCACCTTAGAAAATCAAGTCAGTGATGAGATCATCACATTTTTTACTTTTTAAAATGACTTTTTAAGAGCCCCTTATCTCTACATGATTCAAGTGTAGTTTATGAGATGACATTTGAAAAGTCCTTATCTCAACGTGACATAATCTGCATAATCTTATTGTTTTTCTCTCGTTGCAACGCATAGGCATATTTACTAGTATCTCTTAAGACTAAGAGCACATGTAGCAGATCTCTTATACTAAAACCGGCAAAATAGCTTCTTATCCCActctttaaaaaaaaatcaaagaaatcaCTATTTTACAACTAGCAGATCCCTTATAATTTTTAGTCCCTAAAAAGATTTAAAACACATTTTAACACAAATTCATTTCAAACGGATATTTTAACTAATGATGGCATAATTCGACAACTTCTAGACATTAATATCATACATACATTGTTTTCTTGGCCACCACAAACAAAGTAGTCTTGCTTGGGATTTCCAGTATGTTCCAAGTTTTTTGAACAACCGGATACTTGTAGCGGTAAAGTACCATCGGCGCTGGTTGTAGACGGATTCAACGGGGCCGCTACTCCATCGCGATGACTTGACCACGTGCATTCGACAAGGCAGCGAGCTCAAAGCCGAGCCAATGTGAGCATAGAGGAGGACGGCAACGGCAGCAGTCAGGAACGACCGTTTAGGCGCCATCGACCAGCGCAAGCTCGCGTGTAGGCAATATCTGCTTTCCCATCGTCATGTGCCTCCATTTTCGGCCACATTGGAGCTCGTCGGTGGCTGGTTGCCTTTTTGACAGTGACGATGATGCTGGCAAATCCCAGCAAATCTGGCACCGACGACGGAGAAGAAGATGGGGGAGAGGTTGTCAAGGCTGTACCCATGGCTTAGGGAAGTTTCCATTCGCGGTGGGGTGGCCTAGGGGCAACCGGCGATAAGATGGACGACGACGGCGTGCATGGGGGCCTGCGCGATCGCCTTCCTACTTTTACCCTAGTGTTGTTGATTGTACCAAATATAGTCAAGTGGGGATGGTTTCAGGGGCCAAAACTTACAATTTTGAGGAAATTTAGTTTTAGAGGATATGCTAGTTAgccttttttttctttgaaaaCACACTTTACCTCCTCAAATATAGGTTTTAGCGGATCTTACATGGTTAGCCCCGTCTGTATGTGTCAAAAGTGGTTGTTTTGACACCTCGTCTGCTCACATGTAGTCATGGCGGCTGGTTATGCATTGTTGTGTATGTGTCGGTGCCTCTTTGCCTCTTCTCGTTGGGGCCGCGGCCATATGTTTTCTTCTTCGATTTGAATTTTTTAATTTGGGTGAGAGGGGTGGTGGCGTGGTTTCGATTTGCTCACTTCGAAGGGAGGCTACGATCAGCCTCGGCTCTATGGgtttgcgtcgtctgcctcgctcTTCTTCTCTTCACCCAGAGGTTTTTTATTCCTTTTAATTGTTATCAGTTTGATTGTTGGGATACATATGTGTGTTGGTGCGGGGTCTATGGACTGCACACCCTCGGCCGATTCAAAGCATGTCCCCTCTGTTTTGTGGCGAATTCGCCTGCCCACTCGAAACCACCCATCGCCGGCTCCCTTTCTAGCAACCCACTCCTTTTTTAGCAACCCACTCCCTTTCCGAAGACCCACTCCCCGTCAAACAGCTACCCTCAAGCGAAGTGCTAACCCCGGttccccgccgccgcgccagaGCCTCCTgccttcttcccttcttcctcatgGACGACACCCCACTTATAGGATCTACAACTATTGGGTAGTGCTAATGGAGCTCACCACCGTGCCTCGAGTGGTGGAGGCGGAGTTTAGACTTTGCAGAAGGGAAGGGCATCATCAGATGTATGTGGGACAAGATGCGGACCAACATGTGAGAGCTCTTAGgctgcatagtatcataagttagtatcatgcaCTGTATCATACCCAATCCTCTATTTTGTTCATTTTATTCTATATCACATATCAAAATTGCCTAGCTGGCATGTATGGTACTAGCTATAATACTATCACTACTAACAACCTTAGTTTTAAGCCTATCATCGCTCTTATGCCAATTTGTTTCTACAAAAACAGATAGCTTCATTTACCATGAATCTTAACAAAACAAATGAGCCAGGAGGCTTTGTGTTAACTAGTTAATGTAGTAAACCTAAGTTCAGAGGATTAAATATGACATACTCCTTTTCTTGGATGGTACACTTGGCTTCATTGTATTTTTTTTCTATATCATGCAAACCATTCCTGGCGCCCGGAAATGACAAGGTAATATATTTACCAAAAATCCAAAATACTCCGGAAACCACAAGGTGGGCTAATGGTAACTGAGTCCTTCGATTTTTTTTCACCCAATTCTGCACTCCAAGTTTTTGACAAATTgctttttaagtttgaccaactgTTGTCCACAAATTATGTACTTAAGTAAAACCCAAACCATCAATGAATAGTGGTTTGATGTAAAATGCTTATACACAAACTGACCTTATACCCAACATCTAAATCACTTCCTTGTTTTTGAAATATACTCTGTCATGGCTTGACTCCAAATTAATATTCAGATGTAAACACATGAGGTTCTGAATAGATCTTTTTCAATTTATCTGAACAAATCTGTATGTGAGCTCAATCGGAAAACTAAGTTAGACCATATTTGGAGCATCGAAGGAGTGGGTCCAAGAATTTGAAAACAACAGAACGAACGAACTGGCCCTTTATTTGTAACCAATGCGAACATTCAAATGGAGGACAATATTAAACCATTCTTCGCCAAAACAAAAATCAAATCATGATTCAGGTAATCATGTGAGCGTTGTTGTAGAGCCCGATTTTAGTGTTTCCTCTTGTTGGGAATAGGCTGATGTCCAATAGTCTGACCAAGTCTATCAGCTACTGATCTCCAGATGGAAGAGAGCTACAATGCCTGCATCATGTAAAGAGGTAAGGGAAATTAATTTTACATATGCTCATATTCACAAAGTACATTGTTTCATACGTATATTTTTCCCCTCCTTTATCTCAACTTTTAACATCAAATGTGTGCTTCTCGAAACTTACATCATGGAGGCTCTTCTTTTATCACGCCATTCTTGCAGAAGCATGAAGAAAAGCCATGCAAATCCAATTGCTTGAAATATCAGTGTCGTCGGACCCAAGAGGCGAAACCAACTGTTGTCGCCTGTGGCATATAAATAGATAGTGCTTCCATCTGGACATATTAGATTATTAATACATTGACATTAGGAGAAGGTGCATACCGATAATTCGAGCATATGGGGAGGAAGAAAAAACAGAATCTTGCAATgctatatatatcaatatatggATGGCAATAATAATCATGCAATGTTGTGGAATAAGAATGTAGATCACATCGCACCGTCTAGCTGTATTGAGCTTATCCGCTCCATCCTCTCCGCCATATGGTTTTTTTTCAACTAATTCTGTTTGCCTCTCCTGCCTAGCTGGTCAAGTGTGTGGGGAAAAAAAATCCAAAGAGACTTCCTGTGGAATGTCTAGGAAAAGGCCCCGGGTGCCAAGTACCTTGTCCGTTGGATCGACATGTGTAAATTGAAGACCTACAGAGGGTGGGATCACTGGCCTTCAATGCCAAGGTAAAGCTTTCGATCTCGGTTCAATCTGACTCCCTTGGAAAGATGTTTCCGAGCCCTCCCCTAAATTTCTACAATCCTCTTTTGAAGAGTTAACCCCTTTAGGCTTCGTTCGGAATCACTCCGCTCCCTAACTCCGCCGCGGAGCGGAGTGGCATACAGTTAAAATACGGAGAGTGGCAAACAGGGCGCTGCGCGCGCTCCACTCCCTGGTGATGGAGCGGTGGATTGCCGAACACATCCTTAATTTAAGGAGAAACTCCGCAAAACATTCTAACCTGCTCAAATTTGAGTACCCGTGGGGAAGTTTCCCTACATCCTCTCTCTCCCCCCACACGCCCAGCAGCCCGCAACACCTCCCCACGATCCATCTGACCGCCTTGCTGACAATCGTGACACCGACCATGCACCCCCGTCGACCTCCCATTGACTCTCCACACATCGCCTGCAAAAATCCGGCAATATTTTTCTTCGTCTTCTGGTCATCTTCTATTGGTCCCCGTGGTGCTGGCTTTGGTGAAAACATGAGTGTCGGCCCTTGTTGCCAATTACGATGAAGTGTTGCATCCCAGAGCATGGCCCTTGTTGCCAATTACGATGAAGTGTTGCATCCCAGAGCATGTCATTGTACTACTAGGAAAGCTACGTGTCTCCTTCCTTGACGAGCATCTATCAAATTATTTTTGCACATCATCTACTCTAGGCCCAAGCTATCTCATGGACATCATCTATTGGCCAGAAGTGGTTGTTGGCCGTGAACTTgatgtgagaaaaaaaaagagggaaTTTGAGGGcagaaggaagaaaaaaaagagactTACATCTGGGATCTAGCTCTATCAGGAGTTAAGTTTTAGGGAAAACGCTACGTGCGCGCGTAATTTTTAACTCCTCAAACTTGACGAGCTAAGTTTTGAGGGATTCTATGAGGAGTCAAGTCTTTTGGGAGGAATTGCTAGAGATGCTCTTTTTTTTTGGAGGGGTCTTGcttatagctggccaaacgggccgggccAAACAGGCCAGCCCGCGAGCACGCCGGCACGGCCCGCTATGGGCCAGGCACGACACGAGCTAAACGGGTCGTGCTCGGCACGCGGCACGCCTTGGGCCGTGCCTGGTCGTGGAGCCTAGGCATGCGGGCCGGCATGGCACAACCCgtttaatttttttatataatttttagattcttttttatatatttatatctaAAATATAGCCCAATCACTAATAGGAAAAAGCTTATagacagacgcttactagtagtgtcggtttatacccctcgctgctgctacttactagtagcgcgggtttatagccctcgctactactaagttcatagtagtagcgcgggtttataaccctcgctactactaagtggtctctgctgtgccccctcccccttgccatactagtagcgaggggtataaacccgcactactactaagttgatagtagtagcgcgggtttataaccctcgttactactaagtggtctctactgTGCCCACCCGGAACAtgtcatagtagtagcgaggggtataaaaccgcatTACTACTATTGACCCACCAAGACATATGCACACATAGCGTGCGGAGGCCCAAATCCAAACCCACACTCTTCTGATTCCCCTTCTCCTCCCACTCGCCATTCCCTTCCTTGCCCACCACCACTACCGGCCTCGCACCTCGGCGCCACTCACAAATCCGGCGACCTCCTCTCGcagacccctcccctccccctccatccTCCTTCTTCTCCGCTGTTGGAAGGAGAGGAAAACCAGCAGAGCGTCGTCCACATGGCGGCGGCCAGATCCACCATCGACGCAACCACTTGCACCTCCTTGCCGGGTCAAGGGTCCCACGACAAGCAGCAGCAGGTCATCGAGATTCATCTAGGGTTTCGGGCGTCGGCACCAACTCCGGCAGCCACCGGTGAGTTCCTCCTcctactgctctctctctctctctctcttcctctttcTAATaaatttctcttcttttgtagcagTAGTAGACGAGAGCCGCGGGCACAAATTGGGTGGGGAAGCACCATCACCGCGAACAACTTCATCCCCTTCGGGACCAGTAGCAGCCATGAATGAAGAGGACGATGATGCTGAGCAAAAGCAGCCGCCATGGCTGCAattaattttttttaattctgaattagttagtagtagcgcggggctcTGAACCGTGCTAcaactaagtagtagtagcgcgcatggcaaccgcgctactgctaaaagttagctGTAGCACTCTAGCAGTAGCGCAgccccccacgctactgctagcaATTACCCCGCTACTGCTAGCAATTAcctcgcgctactactagggttttccctagtagtgaataggCCTAAAAAACAGCCCAACAGGCTGAATATGTGCAGCCCAGCATGCTAATCAGGCcgtgcctgggccaaggagcagcgCCCGTGGGCCGGCACGACAGGGCCCGACTATTAAACGTGAcatggcgggccgtgccgggccaggcacgattagcACAGGCTGGGCCGAgccgtgccgggccggcccgtttggtcAGGTATAGtcttgctagagatgctcttacctaCACACGTTCTCGTGTACAGCACTTTATGGGTATACAGTTTTTGAGCTTCTAATTTCTTGCATGAGTAATCACAAACGCCCAATAATCCTAAGAGGCTCCAGCTAATCCTAATAATATTCGGCTGCCACAATCACAAGGTCAGTGTGGTAACCAGTCGCAAAGCAAGTAAAAAATTTGGGCTGCCACATGATGCATGAGATCATTTAGCACATGAGACTCATGTACGCTGAAAAATAATAATCTGTGGGTCCTGTAAAGCAAAACTTACCTTCTTGAGAAGAGATGCCAGAGAACCCACCCTCGCCCAAGCCGAGAGATCTAGAAAAATTGCCACCGAGTCGGAGAGTGCAGTTGCCGGCCACGACGAGCACCTTCCTGCCGTACGGGCACGCGCTCTCCGCCTCCCGGAAGGCGCCGGCGACGCAGGCGGCGCAGGACGAGGAGCTGACGCTAGGAGGCTCGCAGCGCGCGGAGGCTCGCACCCGGTTAGGCCAGTACCCCACGTCACCGGACGCCCGGAGGCCCTGGGAGGCGGCGGTCTCGGCCGGCAGGACGGCGGCCAGGCGGCGGAGGTTGGCCCCGTAGGTGCTGTTGGTCTCGTGTACTCCACCGAAGCAGTAGATCGTTTCTGCGGCGGCGAGGAGAGgcgaggcggcgaggaggaggagcaagaGGAAGGGCGACGAGTACTGCATGGTGGCTGACTGGCTGGTGACCGGCGGTGGGTGAGCCGGCAAAAGGACTTGCTGTACAGAAAGTGGAGCATGTGGGGAGGATACGAGCACGTCAGCGGTGGCGGTGCGTGGACGACGACTTTGACTCCATGGAGGGTCGCGTTTGGCGGCCGGAGAGGGATGAAGATTTTCTCTAGAAAAGTAGAGGGGTGAGAAAGAAAGAGGAAGGGACGGAGAAAGGAGACATGGATTGGCACCGTGAGAGATGTCACCAATTTGATCTAGCTGGATAGTGGGTGTTGTTTCTAAAATATAAGTTGCAATCATTGTTGATTTCAAGATTAATTACAATTATGCAATTAATTAGTGTTATTTCCGAATTACGATTAATGCAGCTAATATTGTTTTCAGATTGTGGGTGGTGCGATGGATACATCGTTAGAATAGGCCGAGACATTGAATATAGGTAGTTAAATGGTTGTGATCATTTGGATTCTTTGAACTCGGGCTTTTGCTCGACGTACACTAGTAATCATGCATGTGAAAGTGGAACACACGTTTAATTTGATAGTACTTTGAGACCTATGCGTCCAAAGTATGGCCCGACGATTCCAGCCCACCAAGACCCAATGCTCCTTTTTAAGCTTGACACTAAAAAGGCCTTTGACTCTATTACTTGGGACTGCCTCATGGACATGCTCACTCATCATGGCTTCTCCTTTCGCTTTCGGGGATGGATCTCAGCCTTGCTCTCATCGGCCGTTTCCCAGTTCTCCTCAACGGGATCGTCGGGGACCTGATTAAGAATGGACGAGGCCTTTGACAAGGCGACCCGTTGTCTCCTTTGCTCTTCATGCTCACCATCGACCCGCTGCACCATATTTTGAGCAAGGCCGCTGCACAAGGGCACCTCCACCCTCTTGGTAGTCAACAACCTGGCATTCGAGCTTCACTTTACGCCGACGATGCGGCTATTTTCTGCGCCCCTTCCAATTCCTCGCCGCTACACATGCTTGGTCACTAATTGTGCTAAGAGTTGATCGCGCCTATCCATGTGAAGGCAATGATTTTGATGACACCATGCAGTCCTTCCCGACCTTCCGTTCTTCCTACCCCATCTGTTATCTCGGTTTATTGCTTGCGACCAAAACATTAAGGAAGGTCAATTTGCAACACTTGGAAGATAAAGCTGTTGGGAAGCCTGCACCTTGGAGGGGGAGGCATGTGGCTATTGCGAGTCAAGTGACTTTTGTCAAAGTAGTGCCCACGTCGGTGACCATTTATCATCTTACACCGCTTGACCTTTCGGCGGAGGTTTTTAGGAAGATTGACTCCTTGAAGCACGCCTATCTTTGGGATGGCTCAGTCAAGGTGTCCGGTGGCAAGTGTAAAATCGGTTGTGAGCTAGTCTGCAAGCATAAGGAGTTTGGGGGCTTGGGCATTCATAAAGTTGGGAAGTTTGCTACTGCATTGCTCTTGAGAT
This window contains:
- the LOC123131760 gene encoding transcription factor ILR3, with the translated sequence MMDGGVGVGDPVEDFLIGGAGDGGEGLAAFCDGGLGIEDVSGGDSGLGHSNLGKRARDEPSSSGPKSKACREKMRRDKLNDRFLELCSVMNSGKHSGLEECSASNPGKNAKLDKASILSDATRMLTQLRGETEKLKESNSNLRETIKDLKVEKNELRDEKLSLKAEKERLEQQLKAASAAPTGFAPHMPYPAAFHPAVYPPFAPPYQVPANKGAPVPAAFPGMAMWHWLPPTAMDTTQDPKLWPPNA
- the LOC123130098 gene encoding cysteine-rich receptor-like protein kinase 10 — protein: MQYSSPFLLLLLLAASPLLAAAETIYCFGGVHETNSTYGANLRRLAAVLPAETAASQGLRASGDVGYWPNRVRASARCEPPSVSSSSCAACVAGAFREAESACPYGRKVLVVAGNCTLRLGGNFSRSLGLGEGGFSGISSQEDGSTIYLYATGDNSWFRLLGPTTLIFQAIGFAWLFFMLLQEWRDKRRASMMHCSSLPSGDQ